A stretch of DNA from Pongo abelii isolate AG06213 chromosome 10, NHGRI_mPonAbe1-v2.0_pri, whole genome shotgun sequence:
TGTCAAGGACATTGAAATGGCATCTGTTTTTACCCAGGCTAATTACATGTGTAATGAATGGCTGATGAACCATTATTAATTTCAAGCAAATAATCTACAGTTTGCTCTTGGGAAAAGAGCGCTAGTGATACAGATAACTTCCTGTGATGAGCCAATTCTGAATCTCTGCACCCTCTTTATTCCCATGTAAATGAGCACATTCTTAGTCTCCACGCTACCTAAAATGATTGTAGGGGCAAAATGAGAGAGGGAAGCATTTAGGCAAAAACAAGGGGGTTATTTTATGCATAAACATCCATTCTTTGGGGCTCCCATCATTTGTGCCAGGGACAGAAGCATCCTTTCTCTTCCATCACCCATAATCAGTGCTCCCAGCTGGCAGCCTGGCACTGGAGCCTTCATCTCAGTGCCAGTGCAATAAAGGAGTGGTCTGTGGGAGGCTATCTCTGTATTAGGTATAACATTGTGCTAAGAAAAACAGCCAACTACTGATTTCATGTCCGTTTCCCTATGGGAACTCACTGGCTGTGGAAGGAGAATATGGTTGGTTTTTGCTGGGCAGTCCCTGGAACTTAGAAAGCCATTTCTCCCCAGTCTTGACCTCCTGCCTGCTTACTCCTACCCACGGGTTGCACACAGACTCCCCTGTAGCCCAGTGCTTGTTACCAGTTGCTGGCCAGCAACAACCCAGGGGGATGGCAACACCCACCTAGCTGTCTGCCAAGCCAGGAGGTCAGCACATGAGCACACGGTGGTATCTACCCTCTAGGCCAAGGTGCACAGTGTTAGGAGCCTCTTGCTTCACTCTCCAGATCAGCCTGGAAACCAGAGCGTCCCTCATCTTAGACAAACAGATGGCCATGGGCAGTGCAGAGCCCTGAACTGCTGAGTGTGCTCCTTCCATTCTTGCCCTTCCCCCAAAAAACATACACCAAACTTACCCCCAATCACGGCATCTGAGACCACAAAGCCCCACAGACACAGCTGCCCCAGGTACTGCCTGCCTTTCCCTTTTCTGGCCTCTGCAAACTAGCCATTCACCTGATGAAGCCCCTGGGGCAGTACCTTGGAAACCCCTGGGAGAAGGAGTTGAAGGAGACTCAAAGCCTTTCAAGGACAGTGTGCACTCTGTCTGCCTCCTATTTTCTCCTGTCCTCTTAAGCCCAGAGTCTACAACAAAATTGTGAACCGCAATTCTCAGAGCCCTCTAACTTTGACCTTTCCCACCTTCCCTAGAACACATTTTTGGGTAGGGATCATCTGAGGTGAGAGGCCCATGGATGAGTCCCCAAGATGACCTCTGTGGGTGACCAAGACAATCTTGTCTTTTGAGGCTCCTGGGGTCTCTTATCCTTTTTTGAGCTGGGCTGTCCTCAATGCAGGCCCTTACCTCTCATGTGGCCTCATCTTTAGAGGCGGGAAGTGGGCCCacatcccccaccccagccctgcagtGGAGCTAGCGTGGGCCTGCTACAGGACAGAACTGTGGAACAGGGTCCTGCGAGGGTATGTGGCAGGGTGGGGGATAGGGGGTCATGGAGGAGCCTACCTCTGAAAAGCATTCCCTTAGCTGCTACTGAAGctaaatacaatttatttcatGCTGGGGGACAGAAAGGAGCGAGGGAGAGCAGTCACCTGCTCCTTATCTGGGCTATTTTCTTGGCAGACCTCAAAATGAGAccatggtggggagggggtgggaagcTGGGCTGGGGCCAAGGGAAGAAGCTCGCCAGCACTGTCAGCCGACGAGCCCAGGAAGAAAAGCCGGGCCTAGTCTCTGCCCCATTCCTGTTCCCCACCTGTCGTACCCCTGTCTCTCCTTTCCCTGACTCTGCCAGACTCTCTATCTCCCTGGGCGCCagtctccccacccacccctggaGGGCGGGGCTTGGCTGCACCCACGTGTGGTGGAGTTAAATGCTCCTAGCCGGCAGAGGAGCTAGGGAGTGTGGCACTGAGCCGGCTCAGGCAGAGACGCGGCACCATGGCTAGCAAGAAAGTCTGCATTGTAGGCTCCGGGAACTGGTAAGCAGCTCTGTCAAGTGATATGGGGGAAGGGTAGGCCCCCCAAGACAGAGGTGGGTAGGAGGCAGAATGGGTGGGAAAGGCCCTCAGGTTCCTGTTCAGCCCCTGCTGCTATCTTCTATCATAGCAGCACAGGACAGATGGTGCCCGGCCCTCTCCTGGCCCCCACCCACCTGGGCAGCTGCACCTGTTCACCATAGGAAGGCGTCTCCAGAGTTCTCTATGTGAAGAGCCGCTTGAGTTTGGGGGTGGGAAGATGAGAAGGGGGGCTCCCTTCTCTAGTAGCAAAGGGTGAGGAGACTGAGTCTCCTTTCTACTGCCAGGTTACTGGGGACTATTTGTCATGGGAGTGGAGGTGATAAGGAAGGTAGGAGTGAACAGCCTGGGGGGCTGCTGTGAGATCCTGAGGTGGGGCGCTGCCCCAACTCCTGCCACTGTTCCCTCCTCCTGTACTTTCCTGTGCTCCCCCTCCCACCAGGGGCTCAGCCATCGCCAAGATCGTGGGTGGCAATGCAGCCCAGCTGGCACAGTTTGACCCACGGGTGACCATGTGGGTATTTGAGGAAGACATTGGAGGCAAAAAGCTGACTGAGATCATCAACACGCAGCATGAGAATGTCAAATACCTGCCAGGGCACAAGTTGCCCCCAAATGTGGTGAGCCCCAACACCCTGCAAGGAacggggagaggaagggagggccaGGAGTCGGAGCCGACCTTACTCAACAGGTGCCTCCTGCTGAGAGGGCCGCTTCAGGTGCAGCAGGACTTGGGAAGGTCTCAGGAGGGCTGCTCTGGGCCCTTTCCTGAGGACTGAGGAGAACCTATGCTTTCCCCTCACAGGCTCCCAGGCGGGTGGGTGGGGAAAGGATGGGAGAACAAGTTGGTCTCCATGGCAGCCAAAGACTGGGCTCCCAGACTTGGGGTCCGGTTGTGCCTGCCTCCGGCACTAATCCTGTTACTCATTCACTGAGTGATTAGCCGACTTGGAGGCTGCTCCTTGGACTTACGGTCTTTGGTCAAATCCACGTGGCTCTCCCCACCTGGAAAGGGGAAGCAGGGAAGAGAGCAGAAAGGCTGGGGCTCCCCCTTCCCAGCTGGGGTCCCTGAGGAGCTGGGTGATGAAATCTTATTTGAACTCTTTCTTTTGCCAAACCCAGGCTGCTTTTGGCCTCCCGCACTGTCCCACAGCCAAGGGATaggaaagtgctgggatgaggtTTCCAGGAGTCCTCAAGAGCCCAGGACAGCTGGAGGGAGACAGAGTGGTGGCTGGGGGGAGGGAGTAGAGTGTCTTATTCCTCCAAGTTCAGTCCTTCTAGATTCAGTCCCAAACAAGCCTTCCTGCTCCCCTACCAGCCTCACTCTTTGGCTCCCAGATCTCCTGAATAGGGTTCCACAGGGGCTAGGGGAGGTCTGCCAGGCCCGTGAGCACTTGGTCACCTCCACAGGTGGCTGTCCCAGATGTGGTCCAGGCTGCAGCGGATGCTGACATCCTGATCTTTGTGGTGCCCCATCAGTTCATCGGCAAGATCTGTGACCAGCTCAAGGGCCATCTGAAGGCAAACGCCACTGGCATATCTCTTATTAAGGTGCCAGGGACACCTTCATGTGGATGGGGGAGGGTGCGGCTCACTGTTGTGGGGTTCAGGGTGGGTGAAGCAAGGAGAACAGAAAATGGCAGACACAGGCCAAGAGTTTGctggagaaaagagaggaagtTGGCTCTGGAGAGGCTTAGGAAAGCAGTGAGGTGCTGGGGGGTCACTGGAAGGGAGGCTGAAGGGAGGAGACAAGAGATTGGTTTGGAGGTCTTCTTGGGGAGTTTGGGAGGTGTAAAGGAATGCCTGGGAGATATGAGAAGCACGCTGGTTTGAGAAGTGTGAAGAGTAGCTGGTTTGGAGCAGTGACTGGTCACTGAATGGCAGTTTGTTGGGGCAGTCAGGCGGGGTTGCCTAGGGATGTGGAGGGGACCCGTTGCCTTGGAGAGGTAGACTGGTTGAGGGTATGTGGCAGGACAGTTGGTCACATGCTGTCTGGCCTCCTCACAGCAAACTTGAGCTGGGTTGGAATGGGGCAGGACCTGTCGGGGGGACACAAATGAGCAATGGATTTGGAAGGGACAGAATTTCTGGGCGGAAGCCCGCAGGTGGGCACAAAGGGCACCTGGCCTGAGCTCCATCCTGTGCTCAGGGGGTAGACGAGGGCCCCAATGGGCTGAAGCTCATCTCGGAAGTGATTGGGGAGCACCTCGGCATTCCCATGAGTGTGCTGATGGGGGCCAACATTGCCAGCGAGGTGGCTGATGAGAAGTTCTGTGAGACAACCATTGGTGAGAGCCCCCTGCCACCCGCATACACAGTGCATCTAGTTGCATCCCCTCCCCAAACTGCCCCAACCCCACTTAGCCATCTCCTTCCCATAAGGCACAGAAAGGAAAATACAAGCATCAGAGGTGAAGGAGGCTGGGACACCCCCAGGGAAGGGGCTGCAGGGCCTGCTTAGGGAAGCACAGTGATGAGCCCTCCCTCAGAGTTGGTGCAgtggcacacctgtggtcccagctacttaagaggcggaggcgggaggatcacttaagcctaggagtttgagtccagcctgggcaacagagagagattcccatctctataaaataaatattttttaaaaagagtcctTCCCTCAAAGCCTTGCCCCCTCCTCACTTTAGGCTGCAAGGACCCGGCCCAGGGACAACTTCTGAAAGAGCTGATGCAGACACCCAACTTCCGCATCACGGTGGTGCAAGAGGTGGACACAGTAGAGATCTGTGGAGCCTTAAAGGTGAGAGGGGCACAGAGGCAGCTATGGGGTGAGGAGAAGGCCCCAAAGGAGGTCTGGCTGAGCTCTGCAAGGCTGCAGGTACTCCAGGCTCTCACTATTGAGCAGTGGTTCCCCTTTCCTACCACGTCCCATGCATATAGGAGGAGCTGCAGAAGCAAGGCCAGGGCCATTCAGGCCAGCTGATTATTCATCATCAGACCGTGGACCCCCTTGCTTCTTTCCCACTTTAGCCCTGTGTGGGACTCCCTACCCTCTGGCTCCAGGAGGTGGTCTAGGGGGACAAGGAGATGCCCAGGCTAATGGGAGACAAGACATCCACGACACCCAGACAGACTAATGGCCAGAACTATGGATCCTGGATAGCTGTTGACTTGAGGGCTGTACGATGGAACGGTCATAGATGGGAAGGTCAACTAGAGAGGAGTGGTTTTCAGAAAATGTCCTCGAGGAGGGAGTATGGGTTAGGGCTTAAGAAAGGGGGTGCAGCAAGGGGGGAAACCAAGAGGCGGAAGTAGGCTTCTAAAAGGCCACACACTATACCTCTCTTCTGCAGTGGGTGTCACGGCTGATGAAAGGCGTATGAGGGGGCTCCACATGGGGCCTATAGGAGGGGGTCTTTTCTCACCTATGACCTCCACTCCTTCAAGAATGTAGTGGCCGTGGGGGCTGGCTTCTGTGATGGCCTGGGCTTTGGCGACAACACCAAGGCGGCAGTGATCCGGCTGGGACTCATGGAGATGATAGCCTTCGCCAAGCTCTTCTGCAGTGGCCCTGTGTCCTCTGCCACCTTCTTGGAGAGCTGTGGTGTTGCTGACCTGATCACTACCTGCTATGGAGGGCGGAACCGGAAAGTGGCTGAGGCCTTTGCGCGTACAGGAAAGGTGGGCCCCGGGAGAAGGGAGAACAGAGGGGGGGCTCTGTAGGCATCCAGGTAGAGGTGCTTGGCGGGAGGCATCTCTGGAGCACAAACATTAAGACTGTTATGCACATCCCcatccctcttttcctcccaagACCCCACTCCCATCTGAGCTCCAGTCTCTCCACCGCCTACTGACAACCCTTCTCTCCCATTTCCATCCACTCATCCTGTTTTCTGCACAGTCCATTGAGCAGCTGGAGAAAGAGTtgctgaatgggcagaaactgcaGGGGCCCGAGACAGCCCGGGAGCTACACAGCATCCTCCAGCACAAGGGCCTGGTGGACAAGTAAGTATTGGCCACAGCCCCACTGATTAAGGGAGCCACGGCCAGAAGTGCTTGCCCTGTTCATCTTCCTAAACCTGCCACAAATCTGTGAAGCGGACAGAAAGGGGAATATTACCTTACATTTCAGACAGAGTCCAGAGCTTGCAGAGTCTGGCATGCCCATTGTCCCCCAACTAGTTCATGGTCTTTGAACTCCTTCCAGTCTAGTGCTCTTCACACTACATTACCTGGATCCCTTTGTGCCCCTCCTTCCTTGTCCTCTGCTCTGGGGTTGGAGCTCTGGGGCAGCAGGAATAAGCTCATCCCACTTCTGTCCATCACCCCTAGTTTGAGTCTCTCCCCCAAGGCCAACCCATCTGTTCCCTGAATCCTGTTCTGGGTGCTGAGGTGTAAGGAGAAGGATGGGCTCTGCTTCAAGGTGCTCCTTTTCAGAAAGACAGCGGGGGTGATTGGGCTGATCAGAGCAGAGCTGTGCTGGTCTGAGAAAGACTTCTAGAAGAAGAGAGTATGAAACAGGTTCAGAAGATCCACTCATGACTGGTCAGGGTAAAGCCTGGAAAAGGGAGCAGCTGGGCAAAAGGACTGGAAGAAGGAAAtgagtatttattaagcactttcaCATCATACCTAATTACATCTTCACATACACAATCATATCTTCACTCCTTTGTTATATtggccccattttacagttggtgacactgaggctcagaggttaaGTGGGTTgctcaaggctgggcatggtgtcttacgcctgtaatcccaccactttgggaggccagggcgggtggatcactaggtcaggagttcgagctcagcctgaccaacatggtgaaaccccatctctactaaaaatacaaaaattagtcaggcatggtggtgcatgcctgtaatcccagctactcaggaggctgaggcaggagaatcgcttgaacctgggaggcggaggttgcagtgagccgagattgcaccactgcactccagcctgggcgatagagcgagactctgtctcaaaaaaaaaaaaaaaaaaaaaaagtgggttgcCCAGTTGGCACAGAAAATCCAAGCCAGAGAATCATGCAGGCCAGTTCAACATGGTAAGGAGCAGGGCAATTAGCAATCTGACCTTAAACCCAGGGCTAGGGAGTTCACATTCTCAGCAGGTAGAAATTCACAGCCATCCTTCCTGAGCTCCAAGGTGGGAGGGCAGGGGACACGAGGGTTAGGAagtgagtgggggtgggggtagagtGGACCAGGAGTGGGAGGCTAAGCTGAGCCTTTCCCTCTCCAATCTAGGTTTCCCTTGTTCATGGCTGTGTACAAGGTGTGCTACGAGGGCCAGCCAGTGGGTGAATTCATCCGCTGCCTGCAGAATCATCCAGAACATATGTGAGTGGGGCCAGGGCCCAGGCCAGGCCGCTTCTTTACCCCAGTGGAGACCAGCAGAAGCCTGGGGTACCTAGTCACCAGGATCTCCAGGACTCCCAGGGAGCAGAGTGTTTTCATCTTTTCGCTGGAGGACAGGAGGCTATGGGGGCCAGCTATGCACCTGGAGATCCTGAACTGTCAAGCCACTGGCAGCCTCTTGCCACCACATTTGCCAGAAATGCAGTTGCCCTGTCCCTCTCCAGATGTGGGGCTTTCTCCGTGTCCTCTGGGAGGGGTGGAATCAAGCCCCAGTGCTGCCTGCTTGGTGGCGGGGGTGATGTATGTGGGGAAGGGTTGGGGGAGAGGCCAGTAGGGCAGGGGCTGCCAGTGGCTGTCTCACATACACCAGGAATCCTGTTAAAGGGCTGAAGAAGTATCTTAGCCACAGGAGGGATGAGGCAAGGATTGTCAGGGAGGGGTCTGGGCTTCTGAGCTGATGCAGGCCCCAAGGACCCCTTTGCTGACCTCTGCCAGGACCCACACAGCTTCGATGGATCTCAGTGTTTGTTAACAAAATACAATGATCTCAAACAAACCCCTTTTAGCTTCTCCTAGCAACATCTGTGTCCTCAGAAACCTCTGgttctcccccttccccctcccacaGGCTGCCCTGGCACCCGAATTGCTGCCATGCTGGCATCTGTAGCTCGCTGGCTTGACATTCTCCCCAGGGACTTCCCGGTTCCTAGTTCTTTGccagctcctccccactctgTGTGACCTTTTCAAGCCTTCCCTCACCCTCCCCACCAGCACCCTCTTTGGGGAGCAGGAACTTAATCTGCTGACAGAGCTACACCTTTCACAGCAGGCTCAGATCACTCAGCTCCCTGTGACCTTTGTATTCACCCAGCCTTCCTTCTCAGTAGCTCTAGCTGGGGGAGGTGTCAGCTGGGCCCCTCCTGTGCTATCTCCCCAGATGACATCCCTGACTCcacccctttctccctcccaaaCTCTGCACCTCTTCCTCGGCTGCTCCAGACCGGCCAGGGTAACCAGCTAACCATGCCTGGCATCTGGAAGCCAGCAGGCCAGAGGGTGGCCCAAAGGCTGATGAACGGTAGGGAAGGGTGAGCAGATTCCTATGTTGGTGGGCACCGATATTCCAAGGGCAGCTCTCTTTGCTGAATGAGGGCCTTCTCGTGAGGTACTGACCACACCAGCAACTCGGGAGCTGGGAAActcaaggaggaggaagaaaatcaaaaccaccCTACTTCCTGGGGTGAGGAAAGaacaggaggggaggaggaggagtgtgCTCTGCACTGGCCTTGCTCCAGGATGGGGTGGCAGGAGGGGAATGTCACAGGTCAGCAGCCTAGGCCTCCAGCTATAAATAGTCCGGAGGGCCCGAGAGGCTCCCGCCCGTCCAGCAGGGCTGTCAGCTTCCTGTGTGGCAGCACCTGGCACACTGGCTCTGGCCAGCATTATGCTAAAACCCTGTTTCTCTCCAACGAACCAGGGAGGCGGGCTCCTCTCTGCGCCTAGCCCTTGAGAATTCTGTCTTACCAGTGAAGGGTGGAGCTGCCCAGATCAGGCAGCAGGAGTGAGGGGCACAGTCACCCCAGGCCTCGCTGAGCCCAGGTCTGGGCACTGAGTGTCCAGAGCTGCCTCcccaggaggttaaggtgggGGCAAAGGGGAAGCTTCAAGCACTTTGCCTACTTTTGTTCACTCCCCAGTGCACTGTGACTCAGGCCTTCCCATCAGGCCTATTTGTCTACCCAATAAAGTGTGTTTTTTCCAGAAACAAGAAGAGTTGGGAGAGGTAGCTTCAGTGCATGTGGCAGTGCGTGTGCTGGTGTGTATCATTGTACGTATGTTTTCCCTCTTACcgtaggaaaaatgaaaaaagaaatccctCCTCCATAATCGCAGCTACTCCAGGGGTCAGCGGCGGTGCCCACTC
This window harbors:
- the GPD1 gene encoding glycerol-3-phosphate dehydrogenase [NAD(+)], cytoplasmic isoform X1 — translated: MASKKVCIVGSGNWGSAIAKIVGGNAAQLAQFDPRVTMWVFEEDIGGKKLTEIINTQHENVKYLPGHKLPPNVVAVPDVVQAAADADILIFVVPHQFIGKICDQLKGHLKANATGISLIKGVDEGPNGLKLISEVIGEHLGIPMSVLMGANIASEVADEKFCETTIGCKDPAQGQLLKELMQTPNFRITVVQEVDTVEICGALKNVVAVGAGFCDGLGFGDNTKAAVIRLGLMEMIAFAKLFCSGPVSSATFLESCGVADLITTCYGGRNRKVAEAFARTGKSIEQLEKELLNGQKLQGPETARELHSILQHKGLVDKFPLFMAVYKVCYEGQPVGEFIRCLQNHPEHM
- the GPD1 gene encoding glycerol-3-phosphate dehydrogenase [NAD(+)], cytoplasmic (The RefSeq protein has 1 substitution compared to this genomic sequence); amino-acid sequence: MASKKVCIVGSGNWGSAIAKIVGGNAAQLAQFDPRVTMWVFEEDIGGKKLTEIINTQHENVKYLPGHKLPPNVVAVPDVVQAAADADILIFVVPHQFIGKICDQLKGHLKANATGISLIKGVDEGPNGLKLISEVIGEHLGIPMSVLMGANIASEVADEKFCETTIGCKDPAQGQLLKELMQTPNFRITVVQEVDTVEICGALKNVVAVGAGFCDGLGFGDNTKAAVIRLGLMEMIAFAKLFRSGPVSSATFLESCGVADLITTCYGGRNRKVAEAFARTGKSIEQLEKELLNGQKLQGPETARELHSILQHKGLVDKFPLFMAVYKVCYEGQPVGEFIRCLQNHPEHM